A section of the Methanosarcina mazei S-6 genome encodes:
- a CDS encoding helix-turn-helix domain-containing protein — MSLVDFLGATSEIKIIDFLAENMDMAYNQTEISECLGISRTVVNQKIPVLIYNNIIEVKECKGNTKKYGLKENSLVNKIIATIYDHSFRMAEYEGDEEEVLSEISDKHQASPEENCDCYCGEPRYIEFYETPGYQLDWFQERMEKAENYKPKWEKMQTVFASA; from the coding sequence ATGTCACTTGTAGACTTCCTGGGGGCCACATCTGAAATAAAAATTATAGATTTCCTGGCCGAAAATATGGACATGGCCTACAACCAGACAGAAATTAGTGAGTGCCTTGGGATTTCCCGTACCGTTGTAAATCAGAAAATCCCAGTATTAATATACAACAATATTATAGAAGTAAAAGAGTGTAAGGGAAATACAAAAAAGTATGGACTAAAAGAAAACAGTCTGGTAAACAAAATAATTGCCACAATCTATGACCACAGTTTCAGAATGGCAGAATATGAAGGAGACGAAGAAGAAGTGCTCTCCGAAATTTCTGACAAACACCAAGCATCACCTGAAGAAAATTGTGATTGCTATTGCGGAGAACCACGCTATATTGAGTTTTACGAGACGCCAGGATACCAGCTTGACTGGTTCCAAGAAAGAATGGAAAAGGCAGAAAACTACAAACCAAAATGGGAAAAGATGCAGACGGTGTTTGCTTCGGCGTGA
- a CDS encoding DUF3467 domain-containing protein: MAAEQDKEQDSKPEEAEEKKKVAVYRTPLFTKLYATNLRVSPTDVDIRIEFFNEKVKTEEGIVFYSDGVAMLTPEAAKKLYLELKNAIEKYETEKGEIQIKGERQDCEFNDE; the protein is encoded by the coding sequence ATGGCAGCAGAACAGGATAAAGAGCAAGACAGCAAGCCAGAAGAGGCCGAAGAAAAGAAAAAAGTCGCTGTATATAGAACTCCACTTTTTACTAAATTATATGCAACAAACCTGAGGGTTTCTCCAACAGATGTAGATATCAGGATTGAGTTTTTCAATGAGAAGGTTAAAACCGAAGAAGGAATAGTATTCTATAGTGACGGCGTGGCAATGTTAACTCCAGAAGCTGCGAAAAAGTTGTACTTAGAGTTAAAGAATGCCATAGAGAAGTATGAAACAGAAAAAGGAGAAATACAGATAAAAGGAGAAAGGCAAGATTGTGAGTTTAATGATGAATAA
- a CDS encoding histidine kinase N-terminal 7TM domain-containing protein codes for MGALIFSGLISTLLAIRAYKAYNCHRSPFVKHFTLVMLGMTLWSINYAFEIGFMEPGQKYFFARLQYLGLSFIPVSWFLFTSEYSGIGIQFARKYEKLLYLLPCSVILLMVTNNVHGLFFESFHLDYSREFPLLIIQHGSLFWIFYLYSFVLLVLGIFLLFKQFVRLTAPYGTQAGIALTAACVPVLGNILHLADVGPFESLDPTPFSLAITGLILFWGTIQHEFLNIIPVARENVIESMSDGYIVVDTSNSIVDVNRAVLELAGKTRKEVLGKNLTYLFGEGVELLCHTPEGDFGREISLKSGSEIKFFTVSVSPLMARNEPEGKLIMIHDITEIHRYQEALKQANKKINLMSNITRHDILNQVNVLSGYTELISEMLPLDVRGDPRIAKYFRNLNKGIETIHSQIIFTKDYQELGVVSPTWQSICSIAKEAAFAFSGQGIKFSIEDKGLEIYADPLLKKAFYNLFDNARAHGERVTEINIRFHTAGENVVIEVKDNGIGISSAMKELIFEKSVGRNTGLGLFLVRGILSITGMEIAETGIEGEGARFEIRVPPGNWRIVPTECRASSIEVCN; via the coding sequence ATGGGAGCATTAATTTTTTCAGGGCTCATATCTACCTTACTTGCGATCAGGGCATACAAAGCCTATAATTGCCACAGATCGCCTTTTGTAAAACATTTTACGTTAGTTATGCTCGGCATGACGCTCTGGTCTATAAATTATGCTTTTGAAATTGGGTTTATGGAACCCGGACAAAAATATTTCTTTGCCCGCCTCCAGTATCTTGGTCTCTCCTTTATTCCTGTATCCTGGTTTTTATTTACTTCCGAATATTCTGGGATAGGCATTCAATTTGCACGAAAATATGAAAAGCTGCTCTATCTTTTGCCCTGCTCTGTAATTCTGTTGATGGTCACGAATAATGTCCATGGGCTGTTTTTCGAATCTTTTCATCTTGATTACTCCAGAGAGTTTCCTCTCCTTATAATTCAGCATGGATCGTTGTTCTGGATTTTTTATCTCTATTCTTTTGTTTTACTGGTTCTTGGAATCTTTCTCCTCTTCAAGCAATTTGTCCGCCTTACTGCACCTTACGGTACCCAGGCAGGCATCGCTCTTACCGCAGCCTGTGTTCCGGTTCTTGGGAATATACTTCATCTCGCAGATGTAGGACCTTTTGAATCCCTTGACCCTACTCCATTTTCTCTTGCAATAACCGGTTTGATCCTTTTCTGGGGCACAATCCAGCATGAGTTTCTTAATATTATTCCAGTTGCCAGAGAAAACGTTATAGAATCCATGAGCGATGGATATATTGTTGTGGATACTTCAAACTCAATAGTGGACGTTAACAGGGCGGTACTTGAACTTGCAGGGAAAACAAGAAAAGAGGTACTGGGAAAAAACTTAACTTACCTTTTCGGAGAAGGAGTGGAGCTTCTATGTCATACGCCTGAAGGAGATTTTGGCAGGGAGATTTCACTTAAAAGCGGTTCGGAAATTAAGTTTTTTACTGTCAGTGTCAGCCCCCTTATGGCAAGGAATGAGCCAGAAGGTAAACTGATAATGATCCATGATATCACGGAGATACACAGATACCAGGAAGCACTGAAACAGGCAAATAAAAAAATTAACCTCATGAGCAATATTACAAGGCATGATATTCTCAATCAGGTAAACGTGCTTTCGGGATATACAGAACTGATCTCCGAGATGCTCCCTCTGGACGTAAGGGGAGACCCCAGGATCGCGAAGTACTTCAGGAATCTCAACAAAGGAATTGAAACAATTCATAGCCAGATTATTTTCACAAAAGACTACCAGGAACTCGGAGTCGTTTCTCCTACATGGCAGTCTATATGCAGCATTGCAAAAGAGGCAGCATTCGCCTTTTCAGGGCAGGGAATCAAGTTTTCTATAGAGGATAAAGGCCTTGAAATCTATGCTGACCCTCTGCTTAAAAAAGCTTTTTACAATCTTTTTGACAATGCAAGAGCCCATGGTGAACGTGTGACTGAGATTAACATCCGTTTTCACACAGCCGGGGAAAATGTCGTAATTGAAGTAAAGGACAACGGAATAGGAATCTCTTCCGCTATGAAAGAGCTTATTTTTGAAAAATCAGTTGGTAGAAACACCGGGCTTGGTCTTTTCCTTGTCAGGGGAATACTTTCCATTACAGGCATGGAAATTGCCGAAACGGGAATCGAAGGCGAGGGCGCCAGATTTGAAATCAGGGTACCCCCCGGGAACTGGAGGATAGTTCCGACAGAGTGCAGAGCCAGTTCCATAGAAGTATGCAATTGA
- a CDS encoding NosD domain-containing protein: protein MHPVKTRAIIVLIAVLALNFAVAGSAAASVITVSNTDQAADFTSIQAAVNAANPGDEIIIKPGTYTENIEINTSLTILSESGSPADTIIQAADSSKNVFSIWANGVKIKGLTIKGSGSASGVHFFGVADCFLEHNILSNNRCGIDLYMFSSGNTLINNNISDSLTGISLSESLNNNIKSNSVSHCKIGISLFDSAKNTLENNTVSENDKGFSLTGESNGNLLVSNILKYNNQAGLRIYETSNNLIYNNYFNNTVNVESGQVAGENTWNTTRSGSTNIVGGPYLGGNFWGMPDGTVYPRGVRDIDLDGIFDSPYDIESSGYTDYLPLKESNSTLITVSNSEDHVADFSSIQSAVDNSYPGDTILVYPGVYVENIEIGVKDLSLISASGSPSDTIVKAASGLDNIFSVTADGVEINGFHITGNISFPDSGIHLYEVEDCRIENNELFISPNYLFNSSGGSAQAAGNNSGVIPGFGVRLDLSGNNILDNNTISYSHAGILLRNSGGNMLLENRVSSSSYGIWVDSSVDNMLDSNLAADNKIGIYLKASGRNSILNNTALNSSGSCINLWDSSENTLNDNIASNSSNVCIILHNSSENNLSNNTASSSSYGIWLESSSNNNSLSGNGALYNNIGIYLKDSDKNKLGNNTASNNSKYGISLWNSVKNDLIKNTASYSEVSVILHNASMNVMASNTVSNSNYGIWLDSLSNNNTLVENEVSGNKIGIYLKASGNNVLTANSANLNTLYGIYLNSATGNTINTNRIVSNSGYGMYLLNSRNNKAYDNYLNNTKNLYFDSKSSANLWNVSKRSGANIAGGSFTGGNFWASPERSGFSQTHQDADHDGICEMAYVMGKGNVDYLPLAGSI, encoded by the coding sequence ATGCATCCAGTAAAAACAAGAGCCATAATCGTTCTTATTGCAGTTCTCGCATTAAATTTCGCAGTCGCAGGAAGTGCAGCAGCCAGTGTAATTACAGTAAGTAATACAGATCAGGCTGCGGATTTCACATCCATTCAGGCTGCGGTAAACGCTGCAAACCCGGGAGATGAAATAATTATCAAACCGGGCACTTACACGGAAAACATTGAAATTAATACTTCTCTGACCATTCTTTCTGAATCCGGCAGCCCTGCAGATACCATAATTCAGGCAGCTGATAGTTCTAAAAATGTTTTCAGTATCTGGGCAAACGGAGTGAAAATTAAAGGGCTCACTATAAAAGGATCGGGTTCAGCTTCCGGGGTCCATTTTTTTGGAGTTGCAGATTGTTTCCTTGAGCACAATATTCTCTCGAATAACAGGTGTGGCATAGATCTTTACATGTTCAGTTCGGGTAACACACTGATAAACAATAATATTTCAGATAGCCTTACAGGGATTAGCCTGAGTGAAAGTCTGAATAATAACATAAAAAGTAATTCGGTTTCACACTGCAAGATCGGGATTTCACTTTTTGATTCTGCAAAAAACACCCTGGAAAATAACACGGTTTCGGAAAATGATAAAGGGTTTTCTCTCACAGGCGAATCAAATGGAAATCTTCTGGTGAGCAATATCTTAAAGTATAACAATCAGGCAGGCCTGAGAATCTACGAGACTTCTAACAACCTTATATACAATAACTATTTCAACAACACTGTAAATGTGGAATCTGGACAGGTTGCAGGGGAAAATACCTGGAACACAACAAGATCCGGGAGCACGAATATTGTAGGCGGTCCTTATCTCGGAGGCAACTTCTGGGGAATGCCCGATGGTACGGTTTATCCCAGAGGCGTCAGAGACATTGACCTTGACGGTATTTTTGACTCCCCATATGACATCGAAAGTAGCGGATACACTGATTATCTCCCTCTCAAAGAATCGAACTCCACCTTAATTACCGTAAGCAACAGCGAGGACCATGTTGCCGATTTCTCCTCAATTCAGTCTGCAGTGGATAATTCTTATCCAGGAGATACAATTCTTGTTTACCCGGGCGTTTATGTGGAAAACATCGAAATTGGCGTAAAAGACCTTTCTCTCATTTCCGCTTCCGGCAGCCCGTCGGATACCATAGTTAAAGCAGCCAGCGGCCTGGATAACATCTTCTCCGTGACAGCAGATGGAGTAGAGATTAACGGATTTCATATTACAGGAAACATAAGTTTTCCCGATTCGGGGATCCATCTTTATGAGGTTGAAGACTGCCGTATTGAAAACAATGAACTGTTTATCTCTCCAAACTATCTTTTTAATTCTTCCGGTGGTTCTGCTCAGGCAGCCGGAAATAATTCCGGTGTAATCCCGGGTTTCGGCGTCCGCCTGGATCTGTCCGGCAACAATATTCTTGACAACAACACAATATCATACAGCCATGCCGGCATTCTTCTGCGCAACTCGGGCGGGAACATGCTTCTTGAGAACAGGGTTTCCAGCAGTAGCTACGGTATATGGGTGGATTCTTCCGTAGATAACATGCTGGACAGTAATCTTGCAGCAGATAATAAGATAGGGATCTATCTGAAAGCTTCCGGCAGGAATTCAATTCTCAATAACACGGCATTAAATAGCTCCGGGTCCTGCATCAACCTGTGGGATTCCAGTGAAAATACTCTGAACGATAATATAGCATCAAACAGCAGCAACGTCTGTATTATTCTGCACAATTCCAGTGAAAACAACCTGAGCAATAACACTGCGTCTTCCAGCAGTTACGGTATCTGGCTGGAGTCCTCAAGCAATAACAATAGTCTTAGTGGGAACGGGGCACTGTACAATAATATCGGTATTTACCTGAAAGACTCAGACAAAAACAAACTTGGAAATAATACGGCGTCAAACAACAGCAAGTATGGAATCAGTTTATGGAATTCTGTTAAAAATGACCTGATCAAAAACACAGCTTCTTACAGTGAAGTGTCTGTTATTTTGCATAATGCCAGTATGAATGTGATGGCCAGCAATACAGTGTCTAACAGCAATTACGGTATCTGGCTTGACTCTCTCAGCAATAACAATACTCTGGTTGAGAATGAAGTATCAGGCAATAAAATCGGCATATACCTGAAAGCTTCCGGAAACAATGTTTTAACAGCTAATAGTGCAAACCTGAATACGCTGTACGGCATCTATCTGAACTCTGCCACCGGCAATACGATCAATACTAACAGGATAGTTTCAAATTCAGGATACGGCATGTATCTTTTGAACTCCCGTAATAACAAAGCCTATGACAATTACCTGAATAATACCAAAAATCTTTATTTCGATAGCAAAAGTTCGGCAAATCTCTGGAATGTTAGCAAAAGGTCAGGAGCTAATATTGCTGGAGGATCTTTCACAGGAGGGAATTTCTGGGCTTCACCCGAAAGGAGCGGATTCAGTCAGACACATCAGGACGCGGACCACGACGGCATCTGTGAAATGGCTTATGTCATGGGGAAGGGAAATGTTGATTACCTGCCTCTTGCAGGTTCAATCTAA
- a CDS encoding type II toxin-antitoxin system HicB family antitoxin, with protein MVFGSVLSSLLPVTTLNTHRLNVIPVKMEGKSLNYTVLIAQDEDGVYVAKVPDIPGCYTQGKTVEQAMERIREAIQVCLEAEELEDVLPLKFIGIQQVEVKV; from the coding sequence ATGGTTTTCGGCTCTGTTTTATCTTCACTCCTGCCAGTAACAACTTTAAATACTCACAGATTAAATGTTATTCCGGTAAAGATGGAAGGCAAGAGCTTGAATTATACGGTTCTGATCGCACAGGACGAAGATGGTGTATACGTTGCAAAGGTTCCTGACATACCGGGTTGTTATACGCAGGGAAAAACTGTGGAACAGGCTATGGAACGTATAAGGGAAGCGATACAGGTTTGTCTTGAGGCTGAGGAACTTGAAGATGTTTTGCCGCTGAAATTTATTGGAATCCAGCAGGTGGAGGTAAAAGTATGA
- a CDS encoding IS110-like element ISMma5 family transposase, producing MDGEINKSCGLDIHKRFVIATILSRSGEKQQHRFARDDDGILDLKNLVTSEKCDVVACESTSDFWVPIYEALIDHLPVIVGNARDMKAFTHKKTDKIDSEVIAKLALNKMVQPSRVFPKKHREFRSYVRLRLTLVRKRTDIKNEAHAILSSEMLHLGDVLTDIFGKNGRAILAGISSGKNIDQIIESLSPNVRKKSVQIREILDREISQSAAIRLQICLNLIKHLDEEIEVLEREIFNYAYQKHKREMEILMSVPGIGELGAATLIAEIGDFRDFPTGDKLASWLGIVPNVYQSADKYHNGRITKRGSKVARWILTQIAQAAARKKNSRLKEFFNRKKKTIGYAKAIIALARKIATIIWHLITNDEMYEDETGYQKGEVKKRKIVEAEIFSVDERITIISGIIAIMGKKEGEST from the coding sequence TTGGACGGAGAAATAAACAAATCTTGTGGTTTAGACATTCACAAACGTTTTGTTATTGCTACTATCCTCAGTAGATCCGGTGAAAAACAACAACATCGTTTTGCCAGAGATGATGATGGGATTTTAGATCTTAAAAATTTAGTAACCTCTGAAAAATGTGATGTTGTTGCCTGTGAATCAACAAGTGATTTCTGGGTTCCGATTTATGAGGCATTGATAGATCATTTGCCTGTTATAGTTGGAAATGCTCGAGATATGAAAGCATTTACACATAAAAAAACAGATAAAATAGATTCCGAAGTAATTGCAAAACTTGCATTGAATAAGATGGTTCAACCATCAAGAGTTTTTCCGAAGAAACATAGAGAATTCAGGTCATACGTCAGGCTTCGCCTAACTCTTGTAAGAAAAAGAACGGACATTAAAAATGAAGCTCATGCAATTCTTTCCTCCGAAATGTTACATCTGGGTGATGTTCTGACTGACATTTTTGGAAAAAATGGTAGAGCAATTCTAGCAGGAATCTCTTCAGGTAAAAATATTGATCAAATTATAGAGTCGCTTTCTCCAAATGTTCGGAAAAAGAGTGTTCAGATAAGGGAAATTCTGGATAGAGAAATATCACAGAGTGCTGCAATAAGGCTTCAGATATGTCTGAACCTTATAAAACATTTAGATGAAGAAATTGAAGTTCTTGAAAGAGAAATTTTCAATTATGCTTATCAAAAGCATAAAAGGGAAATGGAAATTTTGATGTCAGTTCCAGGTATTGGGGAGCTTGGTGCGGCAACTCTAATTGCTGAAATAGGAGATTTCAGGGATTTTCCAACGGGAGATAAACTTGCTTCATGGCTTGGAATAGTTCCTAATGTGTATCAATCTGCAGATAAATACCATAACGGAAGAATCACTAAGAGAGGATCAAAAGTAGCAAGGTGGATTCTAACTCAGATTGCTCAAGCAGCAGCAAGAAAGAAAAATAGCAGATTAAAGGAGTTTTTTAACAGGAAAAAGAAGACAATTGGATATGCTAAGGCAATTATTGCCTTAGCAAGGAAAATTGCAACAATAATATGGCATTTGATCACAAACGATGAGATGTACGAAGATGAAACAGGATACCAAAAGGGAGAAGTTAAAAAGAGAAAGATTGTTGAGGCAGAGATATTCTCGGTTGATGAAAGGATAACAATAATTAGTGGAATTATCGCAATTATGGGAAAAAAGGAAGGAGAGAGTACGTGA
- a CDS encoding GNAT family N-acetyltransferase codes for MQENKNSGKDLIREASTEDIPGMLEVFNYYVENSFASYLENSVGPEFFQLIQSEKDQDRDDHFPFYVIEEDSKIIGIGALRPYFPFPNFRHTGVVSYFILPAYTRKGLGSMMLEKLCMEAREKKMQSLLANVSSKNEASLNFHLKKGFIECGRFKKVGSKFGKYFDIVWMQKFLEQD; via the coding sequence ATGCAGGAAAACAAAAATTCCGGAAAAGATTTGATAAGAGAAGCCTCAACAGAAGACATACCCGGAATGCTTGAGGTCTTTAATTATTATGTTGAAAACAGCTTTGCATCCTACCTCGAAAATTCAGTGGGTCCCGAGTTTTTTCAGCTTATCCAGAGTGAAAAAGACCAGGACAGAGACGATCATTTCCCATTTTATGTGATTGAGGAAGATAGCAAGATAATAGGAATCGGAGCTCTCAGACCTTATTTTCCATTCCCTAATTTCCGCCACACAGGAGTTGTTTCCTATTTTATCCTGCCGGCATATACAAGAAAAGGGCTTGGATCGATGATGCTTGAAAAACTCTGTATGGAAGCCCGGGAAAAAAAGATGCAGAGCCTCCTTGCAAACGTATCCTCAAAAAACGAAGCCAGCCTGAACTTTCACCTGAAAAAAGGCTTTATTGAATGCGGAAGGTTCAAAAAAGTGGGGAGCAAATTTGGGAAATATTTTGACATTGTATGGATGCAGAAGTTCCTTGAACAGGATTAA
- a CDS encoding type II toxin-antitoxin system HicA family toxin, whose product MSRLLPVSGRDMCKILEMLGFQKVYQVGSHVRYVHPDGRKTVVPVHGNEDLGTGLIKEILKQSRISREMYEELRKKV is encoded by the coding sequence ATGAGCAGACTCCTTCCTGTAAGCGGGAGGGATATGTGTAAAATACTTGAGATGCTTGGCTTTCAAAAGGTGTATCAGGTTGGAAGCCATGTGAGATACGTTCATCCTGACGGTAGAAAGACTGTAGTGCCTGTTCATGGAAATGAAGATTTAGGCACTGGTCTGATCAAAGAAATCCTGAAGCAGAGCAGGATTTCACGGGAAATGTATGAGGAATTAAGGAAAAAGGTTTGA
- a CDS encoding type II toxin-antitoxin system HicB family antitoxin, giving the protein MVFGSVLSSLLPVTTLNTHRLNVIPVKMEGKSLNYTVLIAQDEDGVYVAKVPDIPGCYTQGKTVEQAMERIREAIQVCLEA; this is encoded by the coding sequence ATGGTTTTCGGCTCTGTTTTATCTTCACTCCTGCCAGTAACAACTTTAAATACTCACAGATTAAATGTTATTCCGGTAAAGATGGAAGGCAAGAGCTTGAATTATACGGTTCTGATCGCACAGGACGAAGATGGTGTATACGTTGCAAAGGTTCCTGACATACCGGGTTGTTATACGCAGGGAAAAACTGTGGAACAGGCTATGGAACGTATAAGGGAAGCGATACAGGTTTGTCTTGAAGCTTAA
- a CDS encoding nucleotidyltransferase family protein, translating into MENADRHKELFEKISSFLEKEGATKVAVFGSYARGEEKPESDIDILVEFSETKGLLNLVRIERELSEFLGLKVDLLTEESISPYLIDGIKREAKVL; encoded by the coding sequence ATGGAAAATGCTGACCGGCACAAAGAGTTGTTCGAAAAAATCTCTTCTTTCCTTGAAAAAGAAGGAGCAACGAAAGTAGCTGTTTTTGGCTCTTATGCAAGAGGAGAAGAAAAGCCGGAAAGTGATATTGATATTCTTGTGGAGTTTTCCGAAACAAAAGGTCTGTTAAACCTTGTAAGAATTGAAAGGGAGCTATCAGAGTTTCTTGGGTTAAAGGTCGATTTGCTTACCGAAGAGTCGATAAGCCCTTATCTAATTGATGGGATTAAAAGGGAAGCAAAAGTCCTCTAG
- a CDS encoding YkvA family protein, with protein MDKTSNIRAKKVGSNLKEFKADNKEAYDIDTDFSEGLEDTNYLTGNFRKIWDYLGLLFSMLADSFNRKYPAPKKTVVVMAVTLMYLVSPVDFIPDLIPLLGFADDIALIVFAFSLIKEDLDNYRAWKMSY; from the coding sequence ATGGATAAAACCAGTAATATCAGAGCGAAAAAAGTCGGATCAAATCTAAAAGAGTTTAAAGCCGATAATAAAGAGGCTTATGATATTGATACCGATTTTTCGGAAGGACTCGAAGACACTAATTACCTCACAGGCAACTTTAGAAAAATCTGGGACTATCTAGGATTATTGTTTTCCATGCTAGCAGACTCATTTAACAGAAAATACCCGGCTCCGAAGAAAACGGTAGTTGTGATGGCGGTTACTCTCATGTATCTTGTAAGTCCGGTTGATTTTATTCCAGATTTAATTCCTCTACTCGGATTTGCAGATGATATCGCATTGATTGTTTTTGCATTTAGCCTTATTAAAGAGGACCTGGACAATTACAGAGCCTGGAAAATGAGTTACTGA